A stretch of the Capsicum annuum cultivar UCD-10X-F1 chromosome 8, UCD10Xv1.1, whole genome shotgun sequence genome encodes the following:
- the LOC107845670 gene encoding Golgi SNAP receptor complex member 1-2 isoform X1, giving the protein MEILQESGWEELRKEARKIEGDLDVKLSSYAKLGARVTQGGYAEAGSPTLGSSRSWKSTEMEIQSLLEKLLDVNDSMSRCAASAAPTTSVTQKLARHRDILHEFTQEFRRIKGNISSMREHAELLSSVRDDISEYKASGNMSPKMQILRERAAIHGNISHIDDVISQAQTTRAALGSQRALFGDVQGKVKQLGDRFPVIRGLIGSIRRKKSRDTLILSAVIAACTLFLIIYWLSKGNKYDFLT; this is encoded by the exons ATGGAGATACTGCAAGAATCTGGCTGGGAAGAGTTACGGAAAGAGGCTCGAAAAATCGAAGGTGATCTTGATGTTAAGCTCTCTTCTTATGCTAAGCTTGGTGCTAGGGTCACCCAAGGAG GTTATGCAGAAGCTGGTTCGCCAACTTTAGGATCCAGCAGGTCCTGGAAGTCCACGGAAATGGAGATTCAGTCATTGCTTGAGAAGCTACTGGATGTAAATGATTCTATGAGTAGATGTGCGGCATCTGCAGCACCTACCACTTCTGTTACACAGAAACTGGCAAGGCACAGGGACATACTTCATGAATTTACCCAG GAATTTAGGCGTATTAAGGGAAATATAAGCTCAATGAGGGAACATGCTGAACTTCTTAGTTCTGTGAGAGATGATATCAGTGAGTATAAg GCATCAGGGAATATGTCCCCCAAAATGCAGATACTGAGGGAGAGAGCTGCTATACATGGAAACATATCTCAT ATTGATGATGTGATTAGCCAAGCTCAAACAACTAGGGCTGCCTTGGGTTCTCAAAGAGCTTTATTTGGTGATGTTCAAGGAAAAGTGAAACAACTGGGCGACAGGTTTCCTGTCATCCGTGGTCTAATTG GTTCAATCAGAAGGAAGAAATCAAGGGATACACTCATTCTATCAGCAGTCATTGCAGCTTGCACTTTGTTTCTTATAATCTATTGGCTCTCGAA GGGAAACAAGTATGATTTCTTAACTTAG
- the LOC107845670 gene encoding Golgi SNAP receptor complex member 1-2 isoform X2 has product MEILQESGWEELRKEARKIEGDLDVKLSSYAKLGARVTQGGYAEAGSPTLGSSRSWKSTEMEIQSLLEKLLDVNDSMSRCAASAAPTTSVTQKLARHRDILHEFTQEFRRIKGNISSMREHAELLSSVRDDISEYKASGNMSPKMQILRERAAIHGNISHIDDVISQAQTTRAALGSQRALFGDVQGKVKQLGDRFPVIRGLIGSIRRKKSRDTLILSAVIAACTLFLIIYWLSNW; this is encoded by the exons ATGGAGATACTGCAAGAATCTGGCTGGGAAGAGTTACGGAAAGAGGCTCGAAAAATCGAAGGTGATCTTGATGTTAAGCTCTCTTCTTATGCTAAGCTTGGTGCTAGGGTCACCCAAGGAG GTTATGCAGAAGCTGGTTCGCCAACTTTAGGATCCAGCAGGTCCTGGAAGTCCACGGAAATGGAGATTCAGTCATTGCTTGAGAAGCTACTGGATGTAAATGATTCTATGAGTAGATGTGCGGCATCTGCAGCACCTACCACTTCTGTTACACAGAAACTGGCAAGGCACAGGGACATACTTCATGAATTTACCCAG GAATTTAGGCGTATTAAGGGAAATATAAGCTCAATGAGGGAACATGCTGAACTTCTTAGTTCTGTGAGAGATGATATCAGTGAGTATAAg GCATCAGGGAATATGTCCCCCAAAATGCAGATACTGAGGGAGAGAGCTGCTATACATGGAAACATATCTCAT ATTGATGATGTGATTAGCCAAGCTCAAACAACTAGGGCTGCCTTGGGTTCTCAAAGAGCTTTATTTGGTGATGTTCAAGGAAAAGTGAAACAACTGGGCGACAGGTTTCCTGTCATCCGTGGTCTAATTG GTTCAATCAGAAGGAAGAAATCAAGGGATACACTCATTCTATCAGCAGTCATTGCAGCTTGCACTTTGTTTCTTATAATCTATTGGCTCTCGAA TTGGTAA
- the LOC107845670 gene encoding Golgi SNAP receptor complex member 1-2 isoform X3: MEILQESGWEELRKEARKIEGDLDVKLSSYAKLGARVTQGGYAEAGSPTLGSSRSWKSTEMEIQSLLEKLLDVNDSMSRCAASAAPTTSVTQKLARHRDILHEFTQEFRRIKGNISSMREHAELLSSVRDDISEYKASGNMSPKMQILRERAAIHGNISHIDDVISQAQTTRAALGSQRALFGDVQGKVKQLGDRFPVIRGLIGSIRRKKSRDTLILSAVIAACTLFLIIYWLSK, from the exons ATGGAGATACTGCAAGAATCTGGCTGGGAAGAGTTACGGAAAGAGGCTCGAAAAATCGAAGGTGATCTTGATGTTAAGCTCTCTTCTTATGCTAAGCTTGGTGCTAGGGTCACCCAAGGAG GTTATGCAGAAGCTGGTTCGCCAACTTTAGGATCCAGCAGGTCCTGGAAGTCCACGGAAATGGAGATTCAGTCATTGCTTGAGAAGCTACTGGATGTAAATGATTCTATGAGTAGATGTGCGGCATCTGCAGCACCTACCACTTCTGTTACACAGAAACTGGCAAGGCACAGGGACATACTTCATGAATTTACCCAG GAATTTAGGCGTATTAAGGGAAATATAAGCTCAATGAGGGAACATGCTGAACTTCTTAGTTCTGTGAGAGATGATATCAGTGAGTATAAg GCATCAGGGAATATGTCCCCCAAAATGCAGATACTGAGGGAGAGAGCTGCTATACATGGAAACATATCTCAT ATTGATGATGTGATTAGCCAAGCTCAAACAACTAGGGCTGCCTTGGGTTCTCAAAGAGCTTTATTTGGTGATGTTCAAGGAAAAGTGAAACAACTGGGCGACAGGTTTCCTGTCATCCGTGGTCTAATTG GTTCAATCAGAAGGAAGAAATCAAGGGATACACTCATTCTATCAGCAGTCATTGCAGCTTGCACTTTGTTTCTTATAATCTATTGGCTCTCGAAGTAA